In one Solanum lycopersicum chromosome 11, SLM_r2.1 genomic region, the following are encoded:
- the LOC138339455 gene encoding uncharacterized protein yields the protein MTNLCQKVEKIEIEVKELKANGQQHDQKHADLRRTTDGKQPEIEGDDGKLRKTHNNVCSDTTAGISKRTSEKPKNTNLNQLFAKPVTQKPQMQIPAEPQTSTYAELQLIFHDLIDEDNGNEAFQVAAMIEKLPPS from the exons ATGACAAATCTATGCCAAAAAGTAGAAAAGATAGAAATAGAAGTAAAGGAGCTGAAAGCTAACGGTCAACAACATGACCAAAAACATGCGGATCTACGTCGTACAACAGACGGAAAACAGCCAGAGATTGAAGGAGATGATGGGAAACTCCGgaaaacccataacaatgttTGTTCAGATACAACTGCAGGTATAAGTAAAAGAACTagtgaaaaaccaaaaaacacaaacttaaaCCAGTTATTTGCAAAACCAGTTACCCAAAAACCACAAATGCAAATACCAGCAGAACCACAAACATCAACCTATGCA gaacttcaacttattttcCATGATCTGATTGATGAAGATAATggaaatgaagcttttcaagtggctgcaatgatcgagaagcTACCTCCTTCATGA